Proteins encoded in a region of the Vitis riparia cultivar Riparia Gloire de Montpellier isolate 1030 chromosome 7, EGFV_Vit.rip_1.0, whole genome shotgun sequence genome:
- the LOC117919408 gene encoding chloroplast envelope quinone oxidoreductase homolog isoform X2, whose protein sequence is MHLDKIREHVEVPVPAPAKDEVLLKLEAASLNPINWKMQKGMLRPLFPRKFPHIPVTDVAGEVVEVGSGVKDFKAGDKVVSILSQFSGGGLAEFAVAKENLTVSRPSEVSAAEGAGLPIAGLTAHQALTQVVGINLDGSGPRKNILITAASGGVGHYAVQLAKLGNTHITATCGARNIDLVKSLGADEVLDYKTPDGAALKSPSGRTFDFVIHCATGIPWSTFEPNLSTNGKVIDITPTASTMLTFAMKKLTFSKKQLVPLLLSPKKENLECLVGLVKEGKLKTVIDSKHPLSKAEDAWAKSIDGHATGKIIVEP, encoded by the exons ATTTGGACAAAATAAGAGAG CATGTTGAGGTTCCAGTTCCAGCTCCTGCTAAAGATGAGGTTTTGCTGAAATTGGAAGCAGCAAGCCTAAATCCAATAAATTGGAAAATGCAGAAAGGCATGCTGCGTCCTCTTTTTCCTCGCAAATTCCCTCACATACCAG TTACTGATGTGGCCGGAGAGGTGGTGGAGGTTGGATCTGGAGTCAAAGATTTCAAAGCTGGTGACAAAGTTGTTTCCATACTTAGCCAATTT AGCGGAGGTGGACTAGCAGAGTTTGCCGTGGCTAAAGAGAACTTGACAGTCTCCAGGCCTTCTGAAGTGTCAGCAGCTGAAGGCGCAGGCTTGCCCATTGCAGGTCTTACAGCTCACCAGGCCCTCACCCAGGTGGTAGGCATCAACCTTGATGGAAGTGGCCCACGGAAAAACATCCTAATCACAGCTGCATCAGGTGGGGTCGGTCACTATGCTGTTCAACTCGCAAAGCTGGGAAACACACACATTACTGCCACTTGTGGAGCACGAAACATTGATTTAGTCAAGAGCTTAGGGGCCGATGAGGTTCTGGACTACAAGACCCCAGATGGTGCAGCCCTCAAGAGCCCATCTGGTCGGACATTTGACTTTGTAATCCACTGTGCAACAGGCATTCCCTGGTCCACCTTCGAGCCTAACTTAAGCACAAATGGGAAGGTAATAGATATCACTCCTACTGCCAGTACGATGCTGACTTTTGCTATGAAGAAACTCACTTTCTCTAAGAAGCAGCTGGTGCCCTTGCTTTTATCTCCCAAGAAGGAGAACCTGGAGTGTCTTGTTGGGTTGGTGAAGGAAGGGAAGCTTAAGACAGTGATCGACTCGAAACATCCCCTGAGCAAGGCTGAAGATGCTTGGGCCAAGAGCATCGATGGCCATGCTACTGGGAAGATCATCGTCGAGCCTTAA
- the LOC117919408 gene encoding chloroplast envelope quinone oxidoreductase homolog isoform X1, whose translation MAAKLMRAVWYRGYGGGAAGLEHVEVPVPAPAKDEVLLKLEAASLNPINWKMQKGMLRPLFPRKFPHIPVTDVAGEVVEVGSGVKDFKAGDKVVSILSQFSGGGLAEFAVAKENLTVSRPSEVSAAEGAGLPIAGLTAHQALTQVVGINLDGSGPRKNILITAASGGVGHYAVQLAKLGNTHITATCGARNIDLVKSLGADEVLDYKTPDGAALKSPSGRTFDFVIHCATGIPWSTFEPNLSTNGKVIDITPTASTMLTFAMKKLTFSKKQLVPLLLSPKKENLECLVGLVKEGKLKTVIDSKHPLSKAEDAWAKSIDGHATGKIIVEP comes from the exons CATGTTGAGGTTCCAGTTCCAGCTCCTGCTAAAGATGAGGTTTTGCTGAAATTGGAAGCAGCAAGCCTAAATCCAATAAATTGGAAAATGCAGAAAGGCATGCTGCGTCCTCTTTTTCCTCGCAAATTCCCTCACATACCAG TTACTGATGTGGCCGGAGAGGTGGTGGAGGTTGGATCTGGAGTCAAAGATTTCAAAGCTGGTGACAAAGTTGTTTCCATACTTAGCCAATTT AGCGGAGGTGGACTAGCAGAGTTTGCCGTGGCTAAAGAGAACTTGACAGTCTCCAGGCCTTCTGAAGTGTCAGCAGCTGAAGGCGCAGGCTTGCCCATTGCAGGTCTTACAGCTCACCAGGCCCTCACCCAGGTGGTAGGCATCAACCTTGATGGAAGTGGCCCACGGAAAAACATCCTAATCACAGCTGCATCAGGTGGGGTCGGTCACTATGCTGTTCAACTCGCAAAGCTGGGAAACACACACATTACTGCCACTTGTGGAGCACGAAACATTGATTTAGTCAAGAGCTTAGGGGCCGATGAGGTTCTGGACTACAAGACCCCAGATGGTGCAGCCCTCAAGAGCCCATCTGGTCGGACATTTGACTTTGTAATCCACTGTGCAACAGGCATTCCCTGGTCCACCTTCGAGCCTAACTTAAGCACAAATGGGAAGGTAATAGATATCACTCCTACTGCCAGTACGATGCTGACTTTTGCTATGAAGAAACTCACTTTCTCTAAGAAGCAGCTGGTGCCCTTGCTTTTATCTCCCAAGAAGGAGAACCTGGAGTGTCTTGTTGGGTTGGTGAAGGAAGGGAAGCTTAAGACAGTGATCGACTCGAAACATCCCCTGAGCAAGGCTGAAGATGCTTGGGCCAAGAGCATCGATGGCCATGCTACTGGGAAGATCATCGTCGAGCCTTAA
- the LOC117919408 gene encoding chloroplast envelope quinone oxidoreductase homolog isoform X3: MQKGMLRPLFPRKFPHIPVTDVAGEVVEVGSGVKDFKAGDKVVSILSQFSGGGLAEFAVAKENLTVSRPSEVSAAEGAGLPIAGLTAHQALTQVVGINLDGSGPRKNILITAASGGVGHYAVQLAKLGNTHITATCGARNIDLVKSLGADEVLDYKTPDGAALKSPSGRTFDFVIHCATGIPWSTFEPNLSTNGKVIDITPTASTMLTFAMKKLTFSKKQLVPLLLSPKKENLECLVGLVKEGKLKTVIDSKHPLSKAEDAWAKSIDGHATGKIIVEP; the protein is encoded by the exons ATGCAGAAAGGCATGCTGCGTCCTCTTTTTCCTCGCAAATTCCCTCACATACCAG TTACTGATGTGGCCGGAGAGGTGGTGGAGGTTGGATCTGGAGTCAAAGATTTCAAAGCTGGTGACAAAGTTGTTTCCATACTTAGCCAATTT AGCGGAGGTGGACTAGCAGAGTTTGCCGTGGCTAAAGAGAACTTGACAGTCTCCAGGCCTTCTGAAGTGTCAGCAGCTGAAGGCGCAGGCTTGCCCATTGCAGGTCTTACAGCTCACCAGGCCCTCACCCAGGTGGTAGGCATCAACCTTGATGGAAGTGGCCCACGGAAAAACATCCTAATCACAGCTGCATCAGGTGGGGTCGGTCACTATGCTGTTCAACTCGCAAAGCTGGGAAACACACACATTACTGCCACTTGTGGAGCACGAAACATTGATTTAGTCAAGAGCTTAGGGGCCGATGAGGTTCTGGACTACAAGACCCCAGATGGTGCAGCCCTCAAGAGCCCATCTGGTCGGACATTTGACTTTGTAATCCACTGTGCAACAGGCATTCCCTGGTCCACCTTCGAGCCTAACTTAAGCACAAATGGGAAGGTAATAGATATCACTCCTACTGCCAGTACGATGCTGACTTTTGCTATGAAGAAACTCACTTTCTCTAAGAAGCAGCTGGTGCCCTTGCTTTTATCTCCCAAGAAGGAGAACCTGGAGTGTCTTGTTGGGTTGGTGAAGGAAGGGAAGCTTAAGACAGTGATCGACTCGAAACATCCCCTGAGCAAGGCTGAAGATGCTTGGGCCAAGAGCATCGATGGCCATGCTACTGGGAAGATCATCGTCGAGCCTTAA
- the LOC117919393 gene encoding chloroplast envelope quinone oxidoreductase homolog isoform X1 — protein MAAKLMRAVWYSGYGGGAAGLEHVEVPVPAPAKDEVLLKLEAASLNPINWKMQKGMLRPLFPRKFPHIPVTDVAGEVVEVGSGVKDFKAGDKVVSKLSQFSGGGLAEFAVAKENLTVSRPAEVSAAEGAGLPIAGLTAHQALTQVVGINLDGSGPEKNILITAASGGVGHYAVQLAKLGNTHVTATCGARNIDLVKSLGADEVLDYKTPDGAALKSPSGRTFDFVIHCATGIPWSTFEPNLSTNGKVIDITPTASTMLTFALKKLTFSKKQLVPLLVTPKKENLECLVGLVKEGKLKTVIDSKHPLSKAEDAWAKSIDGHATGKIIVEP, from the exons aTGGCTGCCAAGCTCATGCGCGCGGTTTGGTATAGTGGCTATGGCGGCGGAGCTGCTGGGCTGGAG CATGTTGAGGTTCCAGTTCCAGCTCCTGCTAAAGATGAGGTTTTGCTGAAATTGGAAGCAGCAAGCCTAAATCCAATAAATTGGAAAATGCAGAAAGGCATGCTGCGTCCTCTTTTTCCTCGCAAATTCCCTCACATACCAG TTACTGATGTGGCTGGAGAGGTGGTGGAGGTTGGATCTGGAGTCAAAGATTTCAAAGCTGGTGACAAAGTTGTTTCCAAACTTAGCCAATTT AGCGGAGGTGGACTAGCAGAGTTTGCCGTGGCTAAAGAGAACTTGACAGTCTCAAGGCCTGCTGAAGTGTCAGCAGCTGAAGGCGCAGGCTTGCCCATTGCAGGTCTTACAGCTCACCAGGCTCTCACCCAGGTGGTAGGCATCAACCTTGACGGAAGTGGCCCAGAGAAAAACATCCTAATCACAGCTGCCTCAGGTGGGGTCGGTCACTATGCTGTTCAACTTGCAAAGCTGGGAAACACACATGTTACAGCCACTTGTGGAGCGCGAAACATTGATTTAGTCAAGAGCTTAGGGGCCGATGAGGTTCTGGACTACAAGACCCCAGATGGTGCAGCCCTCAAGAGCCCATCTGGTCGGACATTTGACTTTGTGATCCACTGTGCAACAGGCATTCCCTGGTCCACCTTCGAGCCTAACTTAAGCACAAATGGGAAGGTAATAGATATCACTCCTACCGCCAGTACGATGCTGACTTTTGCTCTGAAGAAACTCACTTTCTCTAAGAAGCAGCTGGTGCCCTTGCTTGTAACTCCCAAGAAGGAGAACCTGGAGTGTCTTGTTGGGTTGGTGAAGGAAGGGAAGCTTAAGACAGTGATCGACTCGAAACATCCCCTGAGCAAGGCTGAAGATGCTTGGGCCAAGAGCATCGATGGCCATGCTACTGGGAAGATCATCGTCGAGCCTTAA
- the LOC117919393 gene encoding chloroplast envelope quinone oxidoreductase homolog isoform X2: MHLDKIREHVEVPVPAPAKDEVLLKLEAASLNPINWKMQKGMLRPLFPRKFPHIPVTDVAGEVVEVGSGVKDFKAGDKVVSKLSQFSGGGLAEFAVAKENLTVSRPAEVSAAEGAGLPIAGLTAHQALTQVVGINLDGSGPEKNILITAASGGVGHYAVQLAKLGNTHVTATCGARNIDLVKSLGADEVLDYKTPDGAALKSPSGRTFDFVIHCATGIPWSTFEPNLSTNGKVIDITPTASTMLTFALKKLTFSKKQLVPLLVTPKKENLECLVGLVKEGKLKTVIDSKHPLSKAEDAWAKSIDGHATGKIIVEP, translated from the exons ATGCATTTGGACAAAATAAGAGAG CATGTTGAGGTTCCAGTTCCAGCTCCTGCTAAAGATGAGGTTTTGCTGAAATTGGAAGCAGCAAGCCTAAATCCAATAAATTGGAAAATGCAGAAAGGCATGCTGCGTCCTCTTTTTCCTCGCAAATTCCCTCACATACCAG TTACTGATGTGGCTGGAGAGGTGGTGGAGGTTGGATCTGGAGTCAAAGATTTCAAAGCTGGTGACAAAGTTGTTTCCAAACTTAGCCAATTT AGCGGAGGTGGACTAGCAGAGTTTGCCGTGGCTAAAGAGAACTTGACAGTCTCAAGGCCTGCTGAAGTGTCAGCAGCTGAAGGCGCAGGCTTGCCCATTGCAGGTCTTACAGCTCACCAGGCTCTCACCCAGGTGGTAGGCATCAACCTTGACGGAAGTGGCCCAGAGAAAAACATCCTAATCACAGCTGCCTCAGGTGGGGTCGGTCACTATGCTGTTCAACTTGCAAAGCTGGGAAACACACATGTTACAGCCACTTGTGGAGCGCGAAACATTGATTTAGTCAAGAGCTTAGGGGCCGATGAGGTTCTGGACTACAAGACCCCAGATGGTGCAGCCCTCAAGAGCCCATCTGGTCGGACATTTGACTTTGTGATCCACTGTGCAACAGGCATTCCCTGGTCCACCTTCGAGCCTAACTTAAGCACAAATGGGAAGGTAATAGATATCACTCCTACCGCCAGTACGATGCTGACTTTTGCTCTGAAGAAACTCACTTTCTCTAAGAAGCAGCTGGTGCCCTTGCTTGTAACTCCCAAGAAGGAGAACCTGGAGTGTCTTGTTGGGTTGGTGAAGGAAGGGAAGCTTAAGACAGTGATCGACTCGAAACATCCCCTGAGCAAGGCTGAAGATGCTTGGGCCAAGAGCATCGATGGCCATGCTACTGGGAAGATCATCGTCGAGCCTTAA